A window of the Serratia sarumanii genome harbors these coding sequences:
- a CDS encoding OapA family protein, with translation MGRIAPRRRKTTRIYQPLLRTWLNVSQRLKPGAAPTSEGAEPPSEPPPANDKMQQVKALLAKVWHLPDGFHWMEPLPYFHRRWVLIFGAILLLALLWPYSPERQPFPVSQQETSVPLQAERQNGGGATPANEPTPAGNWQRYQIQPGQTLAQLFRDNNLPVNEVFAMAQVEGGDKPLSNMKAGQEVRIERDANGVINALSVTTVDNSQVLFRRQADGSYRRER, from the coding sequence ATGGGCAGAATCGCGCCCAGGAGAAGGAAAACCACCCGCATCTACCAGCCGCTGCTGCGCACCTGGCTGAACGTCAGCCAGCGCCTGAAACCGGGCGCCGCACCCACGTCTGAAGGCGCGGAACCGCCATCGGAGCCACCGCCGGCCAACGACAAAATGCAGCAGGTCAAAGCGCTGCTGGCCAAAGTCTGGCATCTGCCGGACGGTTTCCATTGGATGGAGCCGCTGCCCTACTTTCACCGCCGCTGGGTGCTGATTTTCGGCGCTATCCTGCTGCTGGCCCTGCTGTGGCCCTATTCGCCCGAAAGACAGCCGTTCCCGGTATCCCAGCAGGAAACCAGCGTGCCGCTGCAGGCCGAGCGGCAAAACGGCGGCGGCGCCACTCCAGCCAACGAACCGACGCCGGCGGGCAACTGGCAGCGTTACCAAATTCAGCCCGGCCAGACCCTGGCGCAGCTGTTTCGCGACAACAATCTGCCGGTGAATGAAGTGTTCGCCATGGCGCAGGTGGAAGGCGGCGACAAGCCGCTGAGCAACATGAAAGCCGGCCAGGAAGTGCGCATCGAACGCGACGCCAACGGCGTGATTAACGCGCTGTCGGTGACCACAGTGGACAACAGCCAGGTGCTGTTCCGCCGCCAGGCCGACGGCAGCTACCGCCGGGAACGTTAA
- a CDS encoding DUF1471 domain-containing protein: MKRIILATALAALFSANVMAATEITSHQADQRQSVGFVTLNQNVVSPDDASSQVSKIADQRGATSYRIIALHEPGDNSTMHVSAELYR, encoded by the coding sequence ATGAAACGCATCATTCTCGCAACGGCGCTGGCCGCCCTGTTCTCCGCCAACGTAATGGCCGCCACGGAGATCACGTCGCACCAGGCCGATCAACGCCAGAGCGTCGGCTTCGTCACCCTGAACCAGAACGTGGTTTCGCCGGATGACGCCAGCAGCCAGGTCAGTAAAATCGCCGATCAACGCGGCGCGACCTCTTATCGCATCATCGCCCTGCACGAACCGGGCGACAACAGCACGATGCACGTCAGCGCCGAGCTGTATCGCTAA
- the rpsF gene encoding 30S ribosomal protein S6: MRHYEIVFMVHPDQSEQVPGMIERYSATITNAQGQIHRLEDWGRRQLAYPINKLHKAHYVLLNVEAPQEAIDELETNFRFNDAVIRSMVMRVKHAVTEASPMVKAKDERRGDRREDFANETADDADAGDSEE; this comes from the coding sequence ATGCGTCATTACGAAATCGTTTTTATGGTCCATCCTGACCAAAGCGAACAGGTTCCGGGCATGATCGAGCGTTACAGTGCTACCATCACTAACGCGCAAGGTCAGATTCACCGTCTGGAAGACTGGGGCCGCCGTCAGCTGGCTTATCCGATCAACAAACTGCACAAGGCTCACTACGTTCTGCTGAACGTTGAAGCGCCGCAGGAAGCGATCGATGAGCTGGAAACTAACTTCCGCTTCAACGACGCCGTTATCCGCAGCATGGTTATGCGCGTTAAGCACGCGGTAACTGAAGCATCTCCGATGGTTAAAGCGAAAGACGAACGTCGTGGCGATCGCCGCGAAGACTTCGCTAACGAAACCGCAGATGATGCAGATGCTGGGGATTCTGAAGAGTAA
- the rpsR gene encoding 30S ribosomal protein S18 translates to MARYFRRRKFCRFTAEGVQEIDYKDIATLKNYITESGKIVPSRITGTRAKYQRQLARAIKRARYLSLLPYTDRHQ, encoded by the coding sequence ATGGCACGTTATTTCCGTCGTCGCAAGTTCTGCCGTTTCACCGCGGAAGGCGTTCAAGAGATTGACTATAAAGACATCGCTACGCTGAAAAACTACATCACCGAAAGTGGTAAAATTGTACCGAGCCGTATCACCGGTACTCGTGCAAAATATCAGCGCCAGCTGGCCCGTGCTATCAAGCGCGCGCGCTACCTGTCTTTGTTGCCGTACACTGATCGTCATCAGTAA
- a CDS encoding DUF488 domain-containing protein: MAKITLQRVYDFSAPAPEHCYLIDRLWPRGISKERLTGVQWLKQVAPDDELRKWFHQHTDQWAVFEARYRQQLAANDAWRPLVALLRQGQALTLLYGSKDTEHNQGVVLREFLLAQL; the protein is encoded by the coding sequence ATGGCAAAGATTACGCTACAGCGGGTTTACGATTTCAGCGCGCCGGCGCCGGAACACTGTTATCTGATAGACAGGCTATGGCCGCGCGGCATCAGCAAGGAGCGGCTGACGGGCGTGCAGTGGCTGAAACAGGTGGCGCCGGATGACGAACTGCGTAAGTGGTTCCATCAGCATACCGACCAGTGGGCGGTCTTCGAGGCGCGTTATCGCCAACAGCTGGCGGCCAACGACGCCTGGCGGCCGCTGGTGGCGCTGTTACGGCAGGGGCAAGCGCTGACGCTGCTGTATGGCAGCAAAGATACCGAGCACAACCAGGGCGTGGTGCTGCGCGAGTTTTTGCTGGCGCAGCTGTAG
- the priB gene encoding primosomal replication protein N, with translation MTANRLVLSGTVCKAPVRKVSPSGIPHCQFVLEHRSQQTEAGFSRQAWCRMPVVVSGQQSQALTQRLTVGSQITVQGFVSCHQGRNGLSKLVLHAEQIELIDSGD, from the coding sequence GTGACGGCTAATCGTCTGGTTTTGTCGGGCACTGTGTGCAAGGCGCCGGTTCGAAAAGTGAGTCCTTCCGGGATACCGCACTGCCAATTTGTGCTAGAGCACCGTTCGCAGCAGACGGAAGCCGGATTCAGCAGACAAGCATGGTGCCGAATGCCCGTGGTTGTCAGCGGACAACAGTCACAAGCACTAACTCAAAGATTAACGGTCGGCAGTCAGATTACCGTGCAAGGCTTTGTAAGCTGCCATCAAGGGCGCAACGGGCTGAGCAAATTGGTTCTGCATGCCGAGCAGATTGAATTGATAGATTCTGGAGACTAG
- a CDS encoding DUF350 domain-containing protein: MDILSALAAFASYFFSGFAMVLVFLFVYTRITPHDEWALIKADNQSAAFAFIGACLGYVIPLASAAINSISLLDYLLWGVVALVVQLLLFAAVKIYMPRISDKIEANHLAAGIFLGGVSVSGGVLNAACMSY, from the coding sequence ATGGATATTCTCAGCGCGTTGGCGGCGTTCGCCTCTTACTTCTTCAGCGGTTTCGCCATGGTTTTGGTGTTTCTGTTCGTCTATACCCGCATCACCCCGCACGACGAATGGGCGTTGATCAAGGCCGATAACCAATCCGCCGCCTTTGCTTTCATCGGCGCTTGCCTGGGGTATGTGATCCCGTTGGCCAGCGCGGCGATCAACTCGATCAGCCTGCTGGATTACCTGCTGTGGGGCGTGGTGGCACTGGTGGTGCAACTGCTGCTGTTCGCGGCCGTGAAGATCTACATGCCGCGCATCAGCGACAAGATCGAAGCGAACCACCTGGCCGCCGGGATTTTCCTGGGGGGCGTCTCCGTCAGCGGCGGCGTGTTGAATGCGGCTTGCATGAGCTACTAA
- the yjfP gene encoding esterase yields MIEIHDERAGDIAVIHAVPAGHYHRPLPTVFFCHGYTSSKEVYAYFACALARVGFRVVLPDADRHGERFDGDEARRLATFWEILRSNIDELPQIKAHFERLGLIADGRIGVAGASMGGMTALGAFARFPWVRAAASLMGSGYYRSLAQTLYPPLGAEGEALSPAAFAARTAVLAEYELEGRLETIAGRPLLLWHGETDDVVPAADSLRLAAELRRQGAGSRLTSLVEPGVKHRITPLALSATADFFRREL; encoded by the coding sequence ATGATCGAAATTCATGACGAGCGGGCGGGCGATATCGCGGTGATCCATGCCGTCCCCGCAGGGCACTATCACCGGCCCTTGCCGACGGTGTTCTTCTGTCACGGCTATACCTCGTCGAAAGAGGTGTACGCCTACTTCGCCTGTGCGCTGGCGCGCGTCGGTTTTCGGGTGGTATTGCCGGATGCCGATCGGCACGGCGAGCGGTTCGACGGCGATGAGGCGCGGCGTCTGGCCACGTTTTGGGAGATCCTGCGCAGCAATATCGACGAGCTGCCGCAGATCAAGGCGCACTTCGAGCGGCTTGGCCTGATTGCCGACGGGCGTATCGGCGTCGCCGGCGCCTCTATGGGGGGCATGACCGCGCTTGGCGCCTTCGCGCGCTTCCCGTGGGTCCGGGCGGCCGCCAGCCTGATGGGTTCCGGCTATTACCGTTCGCTGGCGCAAACGCTGTATCCGCCGTTGGGCGCAGAGGGCGAGGCGCTCTCGCCGGCGGCGTTTGCGGCGCGCACCGCCGTGCTGGCGGAATATGAGCTGGAGGGGCGTTTGGAGACGATCGCCGGGCGGCCGCTATTGCTGTGGCACGGCGAGACGGACGACGTGGTGCCGGCGGCGGACAGCCTGCGTTTGGCGGCTGAACTGCGCCGGCAAGGTGCGGGCAGCCGTCTGACGTCGCTCGTCGAACCGGGGGTGAAGCACCGCATCACGCCGCTGGCGCTGTCCGCCACGGCCGACTTCTTCCGCCGCGAGCTGTAA
- the bsmA gene encoding biofilm peroxide resistance protein BsmA: MTLVRTLIILTLAAQLSACGIMTTTPKPPPPPTAQAQEIVRAQTAELVKIGTVTAVVRGSPMDVEAEIQRKATAAGARYYVIIMNSETVVPGQWYSQAILYR, encoded by the coding sequence ATGACGCTTGTCCGTACACTCATCATCCTGACGCTGGCCGCACAGCTTTCCGCCTGCGGCATCATGACCACCACGCCGAAACCGCCGCCGCCGCCCACCGCACAGGCGCAGGAGATCGTCCGCGCGCAGACCGCCGAGCTGGTGAAGATAGGTACCGTCACCGCCGTAGTGCGCGGCAGCCCGATGGACGTGGAAGCGGAGATCCAGCGTAAGGCCACCGCCGCCGGCGCCCGGTATTACGTGATCATCATGAACAGCGAAACCGTCGTGCCGGGCCAATGGTATTCCCAGGCGATCCTGTATCGGTAA
- the rplI gene encoding 50S ribosomal protein L9, with amino-acid sequence MQVILLDKVANLGSLGDQVNVKAGYARNFLVPQGKAVPATKKNVEFFEARRAELEAKLADVLAAAEARATKINELGSVTIASKSGDEGKLFGSIGTRDIADAVTAAGVEVAKSEVRLPNGVLRTTGEHEVHFQVHSDVFAQLNVVVVAEA; translated from the coding sequence ATGCAAGTTATTCTGCTTGATAAAGTAGCAAACCTGGGCAGCCTGGGTGATCAAGTTAACGTTAAAGCGGGCTACGCTCGTAACTTCCTGGTACCACAGGGCAAAGCTGTTCCTGCTACCAAGAAAAACGTTGAGTTCTTCGAAGCACGCCGTGCTGAACTGGAAGCCAAACTGGCTGACGTTCTGGCTGCTGCTGAAGCTCGCGCAACCAAGATCAACGAACTGGGTTCAGTCACCATCGCTTCCAAATCTGGCGACGAAGGTAAACTGTTCGGCTCTATCGGCACCCGCGACATCGCTGACGCAGTGACTGCGGCAGGCGTTGAAGTTGCCAAGAGCGAAGTTCGTCTGCCGAACGGCGTTCTGCGTACCACTGGCGAGCACGAAGTGCACTTCCAGGTACACAGCGACGTGTTCGCACAGCTGAATGTAGTTGTGGTTGCAGAAGCGTAA
- the fklB gene encoding FKBP-type peptidyl-prolyl cis-trans isomerase has protein sequence MTTPSFDSVEAQASYGIGLQVGQQLQESGLEGLQPEALLAGLRDALEGNAPAVPVDVVHRALREIHERADAVRRERQQAMAVEGQKFLDDNAKRDDVTLTESGLQFSVLEQGNGPIPSRQDRVRVHYTGRLINGDVFDSSVERGQPAEFPVSGVIPGWIEALTLMPVGSKWQLYIPHNLAYGERGAGASIPPFSALVFDVELLEIL, from the coding sequence ATGACAACCCCTTCTTTTGACAGCGTTGAAGCGCAAGCAAGTTACGGGATTGGTTTACAGGTCGGCCAGCAGCTGCAAGAGTCCGGGCTGGAAGGTTTGCAACCGGAAGCTTTGCTGGCGGGCCTGCGTGACGCGCTGGAAGGGAATGCCCCGGCGGTTCCGGTAGACGTGGTGCACCGCGCGCTGCGTGAAATCCACGAGCGTGCGGACGCGGTGCGCCGCGAGCGCCAGCAGGCGATGGCCGTTGAAGGCCAGAAATTCCTGGACGACAACGCCAAGCGCGACGACGTGACGCTGACCGAGTCCGGCCTGCAGTTCTCCGTGCTGGAGCAGGGCAACGGCCCGATCCCGTCCCGTCAGGACCGTGTGCGCGTGCACTACACCGGTCGTCTGATCAACGGCGACGTGTTCGATAGCTCGGTCGAGCGCGGCCAGCCGGCAGAATTCCCGGTCAGCGGCGTGATCCCAGGCTGGATCGAAGCGCTGACCCTGATGCCGGTCGGCTCCAAATGGCAGCTGTATATCCCGCATAACCTGGCCTACGGGGAGCGTGGCGCAGGCGCGTCCATCCCGCCGTTCAGCGCGCTGGTGTTCGACGTCGAGCTGCTGGAAATCCTGTAA
- a CDS encoding DUF1471 domain-containing protein: MKRSTALTSLLLSVGLLSTGAQSAELAPADRVTPLSEIAEITFNDLPGSPQEAEQAIARTAGQHGASYYRILRMEEQAHPLGWRASAILYL, from the coding sequence ATGAAACGCTCCACCGCACTCACCTCCCTCCTGCTTTCAGTAGGGCTGCTCAGCACCGGCGCACAGTCCGCCGAACTGGCACCCGCCGATCGCGTGACGCCGCTCAGTGAAATCGCCGAGATCACCTTTAACGATCTGCCCGGTTCACCGCAGGAGGCGGAGCAGGCCATCGCCCGCACCGCCGGCCAGCACGGCGCCAGCTATTACCGCATCCTGCGGATGGAAGAACAGGCGCACCCGCTTGGCTGGCGCGCCTCGGCCATCTTATACCTTTAG